The following proteins are co-located in the Pseudarthrobacter siccitolerans genome:
- a CDS encoding phage tail protein yields MPYTVDFKTVSTVGLESSPVAEALAGLRANEARYYKNKYDHDFTVTPAHEAPSTVEYVHHILSAERDLVISSRPLEVSSFEVDGLRMAYVFYESGLAINVMYGLDEGGKRAVGFKLSDGMEIPEELASSFKFARQKSKLAGVIRGSYFVIKGQY; encoded by the coding sequence ATGCCGTACACCGTAGATTTCAAGACTGTGTCCACAGTGGGCCTGGAATCGTCACCAGTCGCCGAGGCGCTGGCGGGGCTGCGCGCCAACGAGGCACGCTATTACAAGAACAAGTACGACCACGATTTCACTGTCACGCCTGCACATGAAGCGCCCTCGACGGTCGAGTATGTGCACCACATCCTCTCCGCCGAGCGCGATCTCGTCATCTCGTCCAGGCCGCTTGAGGTGTCTTCCTTCGAAGTGGACGGGTTGCGGATGGCGTACGTGTTCTACGAGTCAGGCCTGGCCATCAACGTGATGTACGGCCTCGACGAAGGTGGCAAACGGGCGGTTGGTTTCAAGCTTTCCGACGGCATGGAGATTCCCGAGGAACTGGCGTCCAGCTTCAAGTTCGCGCGCCAGAAGTCGAAGCTCGCCGGCGTGATCCGCGGCTCCTACTTTGTGATTAAGGGTCAGTACTGA
- a CDS encoding helix-turn-helix transcriptional regulator: protein MKEAGDKRKELGLFLRARRDQALRSEYGLPPVARRRERGLRREEVAFLSGVSVTWYTWLEQGRDIRPSREVLEAVVRTLHLSETGRSYVLSLAGYSSPITAGPVAADAPPHIQRLLNALGPNPAFALAPDWSVTGWNRAYAALYPNIANVAAPERNLLWLVFTDPYVRELLPDWDVTSRRFLAEFRAEAGQRLGDPDVAYQVERLKETSPEFKEGWDRYDILGFESRERLFHHPAVGVLRLEHHQVSPSDRPDLHIVVYTPAPDSDAAEQIQRLLSAGS, encoded by the coding sequence GTGAAAGAGGCAGGCGACAAGCGCAAGGAACTGGGCCTGTTCCTGCGGGCACGCCGGGACCAGGCCCTGCGCTCCGAGTATGGTTTGCCGCCCGTCGCCCGCAGGCGTGAGCGGGGGCTGCGGCGGGAAGAGGTCGCGTTCCTTTCCGGGGTCAGCGTCACCTGGTACACGTGGCTGGAGCAGGGACGGGACATCAGGCCCTCCCGGGAAGTCCTGGAAGCCGTGGTCCGGACCCTGCACCTCTCGGAGACGGGGCGCTCCTATGTCCTGTCCCTCGCCGGCTATTCCTCGCCCATAACCGCAGGGCCCGTGGCTGCTGACGCCCCTCCCCACATCCAGCGGCTTCTCAATGCCCTCGGCCCCAACCCGGCCTTCGCGCTGGCACCGGACTGGAGCGTTACGGGCTGGAACAGGGCCTACGCCGCTCTGTATCCCAACATCGCCAACGTTGCCGCCCCGGAACGGAACCTGCTGTGGCTGGTCTTCACGGACCCCTACGTCCGGGAGCTGCTCCCCGACTGGGACGTCACCAGCAGGCGGTTCCTTGCCGAGTTCCGGGCCGAAGCAGGGCAGCGGCTCGGCGATCCGGACGTGGCGTACCAGGTGGAGCGGCTCAAGGAGACCAGCCCGGAGTTCAAGGAGGGCTGGGACCGGTACGACATCCTCGGTTTCGAATCCCGTGAACGGCTGTTCCACCACCCGGCGGTGGGCGTCCTCCGGCTGGAACACCACCAGGTGTCACCCTCGGACCGGCCCGACCTCCACATCGTGGTGTACACCCCCGCGCCGGACAGTGACGCCGCGGAGCAGATCCAGCGGCTCCTCTCAGCGGGCAGCTAA
- a CDS encoding SMP-30/gluconolactonase/LRE family protein produces the protein MLRVDTEGKTASPIYTDDRSALTSAQFNPQNGRLYVTDFLGGAVRSMTANGQDAQEVFAGPVDGTPMQPDDISFDAAGNLFIADAAGARAPYWDASGRIIRVDGATAEAKALASGLESPNGVAFSPSNNAVWVSLNTGNRVDHLTLSKDGKSIAAAHPAIYASVGQAQVDSIAVDAEGNLYVGLHNRPEILIYDPNGQLLQTITLPAKDTAGLSSATNVAINPAPPRPTPPSVEPMGVFSTHSMLWQKGYDSPTAADDNSALAGSDWQAKPKSDRV, from the coding sequence GTGCTGCGCGTAGACACAGAAGGGAAGACTGCCAGCCCCATATATACGGACGACCGCAGTGCACTGACGTCAGCCCAGTTTAACCCGCAGAACGGACGCCTGTATGTCACAGACTTCCTCGGCGGGGCTGTTCGGAGCATGACCGCGAACGGCCAGGACGCGCAGGAAGTCTTCGCCGGTCCCGTTGACGGAACCCCCATGCAGCCCGATGACATCTCCTTCGACGCAGCAGGCAACCTCTTCATCGCTGACGCTGCGGGAGCGCGTGCACCATATTGGGACGCGTCGGGACGGATCATCCGGGTCGATGGTGCAACCGCCGAAGCCAAAGCCCTGGCTAGCGGCCTTGAATCGCCCAACGGCGTCGCCTTTTCTCCATCCAACAACGCAGTGTGGGTAAGCCTGAACACTGGCAACCGTGTCGACCACCTCACGCTGTCCAAAGACGGCAAGTCCATCGCCGCCGCCCACCCGGCCATCTACGCCTCCGTAGGACAAGCCCAAGTCGATTCCATCGCCGTCGACGCAGAAGGCAACCTATACGTCGGGCTCCACAACCGCCCCGAAATCCTAATCTACGACCCCAACGGTCAACTCCTCCAAACCATCACCCTTCCGGCGAAAGACACGGCAGGGCTCAGCTCCGCCACCAACGTCGCCATCAACCCGGCACCACCGAGGCCTACGCCACCGTCAGTGGAACCGATGGGGGTTTTCTCTACTCATTCAATGCTCTGGCAAAAGGGATACGACAGTCCAACGGCGGCTGACGATAACTCCGCACTGGCCGGCTCTGACTGGCAGGCGAAACCGAAAAGTGACCGTGTTTGA
- a CDS encoding SDR family NAD(P)-dependent oxidoreductase: MSTSTLTSKNTIQEWLDHSVGGPILRGVLARGGQTEEELRPARQLSLRALVEIGQGRFPQELVDMLVKEANDGVIPAEETEETSAPTANARFSGKTVIVSGAGSGIGRATARRIINEGGRVIAVDVASDRLDDLATASPDGSVVTVQADITSAEGRDAILTAVGGRVDGLANVAGIMDGMTPLHETEDELWQRVFAVNVDGTFALSRAVLPAMLAHGRGAIVNVASEASLRGNAAGTAYTASKHAVVGITKSSAFFYGPSGIRTNAVAPGPTATGIEGRMSSPFARERLSPFMALIPPVVDADQMAASITWLLSDDSANVNGIILASDGGWSVQ; the protein is encoded by the coding sequence ATGAGCACATCAACACTCACCTCAAAAAACACCATTCAGGAATGGCTGGACCACAGTGTGGGCGGCCCTATCCTCCGGGGAGTACTTGCCCGTGGCGGACAAACGGAGGAAGAGCTGCGGCCGGCCCGCCAGCTCAGCCTCCGGGCCTTGGTGGAAATCGGACAAGGTAGGTTTCCCCAGGAACTCGTGGACATGCTCGTCAAAGAAGCGAACGACGGCGTGATCCCGGCTGAGGAGACCGAGGAAACTTCCGCTCCGACAGCGAACGCGCGGTTCTCCGGGAAAACCGTGATCGTCTCCGGGGCGGGTTCCGGCATTGGCCGCGCAACCGCACGCCGCATCATCAACGAGGGTGGCCGCGTTATCGCCGTCGACGTCGCATCCGACCGCCTCGACGATCTCGCCACCGCGTCTCCCGACGGGTCCGTTGTCACCGTACAGGCGGACATCACCTCCGCAGAAGGACGGGACGCGATCCTCACCGCCGTTGGTGGACGCGTGGACGGCCTGGCCAACGTCGCGGGAATCATGGACGGCATGACGCCGCTGCACGAGACTGAGGACGAACTCTGGCAGCGGGTTTTCGCCGTGAATGTCGACGGCACCTTCGCGCTCAGCCGCGCAGTCCTGCCTGCCATGCTCGCCCATGGCCGTGGCGCAATCGTCAACGTCGCCTCCGAAGCGTCCCTCCGCGGCAACGCCGCCGGGACCGCCTACACCGCCTCCAAGCACGCAGTCGTCGGCATCACCAAAAGCTCAGCATTCTTCTACGGACCCTCCGGCATCCGTACTAACGCCGTCGCCCCCGGCCCCACCGCGACCGGTATCGAAGGCAGGATGTCCTCCCCGTTCGCCCGGGAACGCCTGAGCCCGTTCATGGCGCTCATCCCGCCCGTTGTCGACGCCGACCAGATGGCCGCCTCCATAACCTGGCTCCTCAGTGACGACTCCGCGAACGTCAACGGCATCATCCTGGCTTCAGACGGCGGCTGGTCCGTCCAGTAA
- a CDS encoding TetR/AcrR family transcriptional regulator, with protein MSQVTNRGPYAKTAAKRASIARAALDVVLERGHRGLTTAEVAERAGVSERTMLYNFPSRDHLLVAALELEESEAMEFWPEGRTDTLEDALSSIPGFVAARGGAHPEIIRLFSYLSSAAQDPAHPAHAFMLKHNERAISGFSRLVQRWQEAGLARPDVDPRSVGRQLLAVWSGLQGQWLVDPSFNLVDEVSEAFRRLSGQRSMEAKQRLDELISQF; from the coding sequence GTGAGCCAGGTAACCAACCGGGGCCCGTATGCCAAAACTGCGGCCAAAAGAGCCTCCATTGCACGCGCCGCCCTCGACGTCGTACTGGAAAGAGGGCATCGTGGACTAACAACTGCCGAGGTGGCAGAGCGCGCAGGCGTGAGTGAGCGAACGATGCTTTACAACTTTCCGTCCCGGGATCACCTGCTCGTCGCGGCGCTTGAGCTGGAGGAGAGCGAGGCGATGGAGTTTTGGCCCGAGGGCCGTACCGACACTCTCGAAGACGCCTTGTCCTCAATTCCGGGCTTTGTTGCTGCAAGGGGCGGTGCTCATCCGGAGATCATTAGGCTTTTCAGCTACCTGTCATCTGCTGCGCAGGACCCTGCCCATCCGGCGCACGCTTTCATGTTGAAGCACAACGAGAGGGCGATCTCTGGATTCTCCCGCCTGGTTCAGCGCTGGCAGGAAGCGGGGCTGGCCCGCCCCGACGTCGATCCACGGTCCGTGGGGCGCCAATTGCTCGCGGTATGGAGCGGTTTGCAGGGGCAGTGGCTCGTGGACCCGTCCTTCAACCTCGTTGATGAGGTTTCGGAAGCCTTCCGCCGCTTGAGTGGTCAACGCAGCATGGAGGCCAAGCAGAGGCTCGACGAGTTGATCTCCCAATTTTGA
- a CDS encoding MFS transporter, which produces MATATIEPPAVRKAARPNLVIAVLAFAGMSASFMQTILIPIQAKLPELLNASRDDTAWVITVTLLVSAICTPVSGKLGDMYGKRRVAVVLLSVLITGSVISALSPTVVPLIIGRGLQGTGMGVIPLGISILRDTLPKVRLGSAIALVSATLGVGGALGLPISALVTEHFDWHILFWVAACLGALALSLYLLVVPAGNGNLHGRFDLVGAIGLAIGLAGLLLAVSRGNEWGWTSVPTLTWLSVGVIGLIAWGWYELRQTNPLVDLRVGARGPVLMTNLASIAMGFALFSSSIVFPQLLQMPESTGGLGLTLLSASLILMPSGLAMLAMSPVAGRLERRVGPKPLLVAGAVIISAAYLAAVLLDLNMWLVLSINTVIGVGIGLGYAAMPTLIMQAVPIHETGAANGLNTLMRGLGTSIAAAVIAAVMANPANKTAMGSVPSGSGFELALLYGLAAAILCAVLATLIPRPKAVPEEEPALPEDVLTAR; this is translated from the coding sequence ATGGCCACAGCTACTATCGAGCCGCCCGCCGTCCGTAAGGCTGCACGGCCGAACCTTGTCATCGCTGTGCTGGCCTTCGCGGGGATGAGTGCTTCGTTCATGCAGACCATCCTCATTCCCATCCAGGCCAAGCTTCCTGAACTGCTCAACGCCAGCCGGGATGACACTGCCTGGGTCATCACGGTCACGCTTCTGGTGTCCGCCATCTGCACTCCTGTATCGGGAAAGCTCGGCGACATGTACGGCAAGCGCCGCGTCGCCGTCGTGCTGCTTTCCGTTCTCATCACCGGATCGGTCATTTCCGCGCTCTCCCCCACCGTCGTCCCGCTGATCATCGGCCGCGGCCTGCAGGGCACGGGAATGGGCGTGATCCCGTTGGGCATCTCGATCCTCCGGGACACCCTGCCAAAGGTGCGCCTCGGTTCGGCGATCGCACTGGTGAGCGCAACCCTCGGGGTCGGCGGGGCCCTGGGACTCCCGATCAGCGCACTGGTAACAGAACACTTCGACTGGCACATCCTCTTCTGGGTCGCAGCCTGTCTGGGAGCACTTGCCCTGAGCCTCTACCTTCTTGTCGTCCCTGCCGGCAATGGCAACCTTCATGGCCGCTTCGATCTCGTCGGTGCCATCGGACTCGCGATCGGCCTTGCCGGCTTGCTGCTGGCCGTGTCACGGGGCAACGAGTGGGGCTGGACCAGCGTGCCAACCCTTACGTGGCTGAGTGTCGGCGTCATCGGGCTCATCGCGTGGGGGTGGTACGAGCTGCGCCAAACCAACCCCCTTGTTGATCTGCGGGTCGGCGCCCGGGGGCCAGTCCTGATGACCAACCTCGCATCGATCGCTATGGGCTTCGCCCTGTTCTCCTCCAGCATTGTCTTCCCTCAATTGCTCCAGATGCCGGAGTCGACCGGCGGACTCGGCCTTACTCTGCTCAGCGCGAGCCTGATCCTCATGCCGTCCGGCCTTGCCATGCTCGCAATGTCCCCCGTTGCCGGCCGCCTCGAGCGCCGCGTCGGACCGAAACCACTGTTGGTCGCTGGGGCCGTCATCATCTCCGCCGCCTACCTCGCGGCCGTCCTGCTTGACCTGAACATGTGGCTGGTCCTCAGTATCAACACCGTCATCGGTGTCGGCATCGGCCTCGGTTACGCAGCCATGCCCACCCTCATCATGCAGGCAGTCCCCATCCATGAGACAGGCGCCGCAAACGGCCTGAACACCCTGATGCGTGGGCTCGGGACCAGTATCGCCGCAGCTGTGATCGCCGCAGTGATGGCGAACCCTGCCAACAAGACTGCAATGGGCTCGGTTCCCTCCGGGTCGGGCTTCGAACTCGCCCTTCTCTATGGGCTTGCCGCGGCCATCCTCTGCGCCGTCCTGGCCACCCTCATTCCAAGGCCTAAAGCCGTCCCCGAGGAGGAACCCGCTCTACCCGAAGACGTCCTCACGGCCCGGTAA
- the ilvD gene encoding dihydroxy-acid dehydratase — protein MPALRSRTVTHGRNMAGARALLRASGVANSDIGKPIIAVANSFTEFVPGHTHLAPVGRIVSDAILAAGAVPREFNTIAVDDGIAMGHSGMLYSLPSRDLIADSVEYMVNAHCADALVCISNCDKITPGMLMAALRLNIPVVFVSGGPMEAGRVTLTDGSVRSLDLVNAISDAVDESISDEDINLIEENACPTCGSCSGMFTANSMNCLAEAIGLALPGNGSVLATHTARKALYEKAGSTVVELVKRYYDGDDDSVLPRSIATAKAFDNAMALDISMGGSTNTILHLLAAAQEAGVDYGLAEMDAKSRQVPCLAKVAPNVAKDKTYYMEDVHRAGGIPALLGELNRGGLLHKDVHSVHSADLDGWLDDWDIRGGKATEEAKALWHAAPGGVRSSTAFSQSNEWTSLDTDAAEGCIRSVEHAYSKDGGLAVLRGNVAIDGAVVKTAGVDESIWTFEGPAVVCESQDEAVEKILNKAVKEGDVVVIRYEGPRGGPGMQEMLYPTSFLKGRGLGKKCALITDGRFSGGTSGLSIGHISPEAASGGTIALVENGDIISIDITTRSLQLQVSDEVLAERREKLEANGGYKAKNRDRLVSPALRAYAAMALSADKGAVRDVSLVENLG, from the coding sequence ATGCCTGCACTCCGCTCCAGAACTGTCACCCACGGCCGCAACATGGCCGGAGCCCGCGCACTGCTGCGCGCCTCCGGCGTCGCCAACTCGGACATCGGCAAGCCGATCATCGCCGTCGCCAACTCCTTTACCGAATTCGTCCCGGGGCATACCCACCTCGCCCCTGTGGGCCGGATCGTGTCCGACGCGATCCTCGCCGCCGGAGCTGTACCGCGCGAGTTCAACACCATTGCCGTGGACGACGGGATCGCCATGGGCCACAGCGGCATGCTGTACTCGCTGCCTTCCCGCGACCTGATCGCCGACTCGGTGGAGTACATGGTCAACGCACACTGCGCCGACGCGCTGGTCTGCATCTCCAACTGCGACAAGATCACTCCGGGCATGCTCATGGCGGCGCTGCGCCTGAACATCCCCGTAGTGTTCGTCTCCGGCGGCCCCATGGAGGCCGGCCGCGTGACCCTGACCGACGGCTCCGTGCGCTCCCTGGACCTGGTGAACGCGATCTCCGACGCGGTTGACGAATCCATCTCCGATGAAGACATCAACCTCATCGAAGAAAACGCCTGCCCCACCTGCGGTTCCTGCTCGGGCATGTTCACCGCCAACTCCATGAACTGCCTTGCCGAGGCGATCGGCCTGGCCCTGCCGGGCAACGGCTCCGTGCTGGCCACCCACACCGCCCGCAAGGCGCTGTACGAGAAGGCCGGTTCCACCGTCGTCGAGCTGGTGAAGCGCTATTACGACGGCGACGACGACTCGGTGTTGCCCCGCTCCATCGCCACCGCGAAGGCTTTCGACAACGCCATGGCCCTGGACATCTCCATGGGCGGCTCCACCAACACCATCCTGCACCTGCTGGCCGCAGCCCAGGAGGCGGGTGTGGACTATGGCCTGGCCGAGATGGACGCAAAATCCCGCCAGGTGCCCTGCCTGGCAAAGGTGGCCCCGAACGTCGCCAAGGACAAGACCTACTACATGGAGGACGTGCACCGCGCCGGCGGCATCCCCGCCCTGCTGGGCGAGCTGAACCGCGGCGGCCTCCTGCACAAGGATGTCCACTCCGTGCACTCCGCTGACCTGGACGGCTGGCTGGATGACTGGGATATCCGCGGCGGCAAGGCCACGGAAGAAGCCAAGGCCCTGTGGCACGCGGCTCCCGGCGGCGTCCGCTCGTCCACCGCGTTCTCCCAGTCGAACGAGTGGACCTCCCTCGACACCGACGCCGCCGAAGGCTGCATCCGCTCTGTGGAGCATGCCTACTCCAAGGACGGCGGACTGGCCGTGCTCCGCGGCAACGTGGCCATCGACGGGGCCGTGGTGAAGACCGCCGGCGTGGACGAGTCCATCTGGACCTTCGAGGGCCCGGCCGTGGTGTGCGAGTCCCAGGACGAAGCCGTGGAAAAGATCCTGAACAAGGCCGTCAAGGAAGGCGACGTAGTGGTCATCCGCTACGAAGGCCCGCGCGGCGGTCCGGGCATGCAGGAAATGCTCTACCCGACGTCGTTCCTCAAGGGGCGCGGCCTGGGCAAGAAGTGCGCCCTCATCACGGACGGCCGCTTTTCCGGCGGCACCTCCGGCCTGTCGATCGGGCACATCTCCCCGGAGGCTGCCTCCGGCGGCACCATCGCCCTGGTGGAGAACGGCGACATCATCAGCATCGACATCACGACGCGCAGCCTCCAGCTGCAGGTCTCCGACGAGGTCCTCGCCGAACGCCGTGAAAAACTGGAAGCCAATGGCGGTTACAAGGCCAAGAACCGGGACCGCCTGGTCTCGCCGGCACTCCGGGCCTACGCCGCCATGGCACTGTCTGCGGACAAGGGCGCGGTGCGCGACGTCTCACTGGTGGAGAACCTCGGCTAG
- a CDS encoding flavin-containing monooxygenase: MTFDQRPIPSGSPENIHVKALRARYRHERDRRIHPDGAKQYRHAAGEFGYYAKDPYTPRTEREPKTDRVEVLVIGAGFGGLLTAARLREQGVTSVRLMDEAGDVGGTWYWNRYPGIHCDIESYVYLPLLEEVGYVPKWRYAPGEEIRQHAINIAKRFDLYQDVLFQTRATRLDWDDEANEWIVETDRNDRFRARFVATSSGTLTQPKLPGIPGIETFRGHTFHTSRWDYAYTGGTPDGNLTGLADKRVAVVGTGATGLQVVPHVGADTQELIVFQRTPSTVDVRDNRPTDPEWAASLKPGWQRERMENFLAVLAGEPVTESLVQDGWTATTNLQRKILSGSVDTTLPPEERERLDEIDDFLTMNRLRARVDGIVEDSATAEALKPWYRYMCKRPGFSDTYLQTFNRPNVTLVDTADTGGITRMTETSIVVGDTEYEVDCVIFATGFEVGISGVMSGTLPVTGRDGRTLLEAWSRGPRTLHGFSSHGFPNLFHLSGIQNANSVNFAHILLEQAEHIAAVIGRGRAIGARFIEPTAAAEDTWVRTVHETAIDNRAFQAECTPGYYNGEGTRSIAGASYSPGPIAFHRLLREWRAGDMADLLSLGLDEDLLLSKTAGASR, translated from the coding sequence ATGACTTTTGATCAGCGCCCGATTCCATCCGGTTCCCCCGAAAACATCCATGTGAAAGCTTTGCGTGCCAGATACCGCCACGAGCGTGATCGGCGCATCCACCCGGACGGCGCCAAGCAATATCGCCACGCTGCGGGCGAATTCGGCTACTACGCTAAAGACCCCTACACGCCGCGGACCGAACGCGAACCCAAAACAGACCGGGTCGAAGTGCTGGTCATCGGCGCAGGTTTCGGCGGCCTGCTCACCGCCGCCCGCCTCCGCGAACAGGGTGTGACCTCGGTTCGGCTGATGGACGAGGCTGGCGATGTCGGCGGCACCTGGTACTGGAACCGTTACCCCGGCATCCACTGCGACATCGAATCCTACGTCTACCTCCCGCTCCTTGAAGAGGTCGGCTACGTCCCGAAATGGCGCTACGCCCCCGGGGAGGAAATCCGCCAGCACGCCATCAACATTGCGAAGCGCTTCGACCTCTACCAGGACGTCCTCTTCCAGACCCGCGCCACCCGGCTCGACTGGGATGACGAGGCAAACGAATGGATTGTGGAAACCGACCGGAACGACCGCTTCCGCGCCCGGTTCGTGGCCACTTCTTCCGGAACCCTGACGCAGCCGAAACTCCCGGGAATCCCCGGCATCGAAACCTTCCGCGGCCACACCTTCCACACCAGCCGCTGGGACTACGCCTACACCGGCGGAACCCCCGACGGCAACCTGACAGGCCTCGCTGACAAACGAGTCGCCGTCGTGGGAACCGGGGCCACAGGCCTGCAGGTAGTCCCCCACGTGGGCGCCGACACACAGGAACTGATCGTCTTTCAACGCACCCCCTCCACCGTCGACGTTCGGGACAACCGTCCCACCGATCCGGAATGGGCCGCGAGCCTGAAGCCCGGGTGGCAGCGTGAACGGATGGAGAACTTCCTCGCCGTCCTCGCCGGCGAACCTGTCACTGAAAGCCTGGTCCAAGACGGCTGGACGGCCACCACCAACCTGCAGCGGAAAATACTCTCCGGCTCGGTGGACACCACGCTCCCGCCCGAGGAACGGGAACGGCTTGACGAGATCGACGACTTCCTAACGATGAACCGCCTACGCGCCCGGGTTGACGGGATCGTAGAGGATTCCGCAACGGCGGAAGCGCTCAAGCCCTGGTACCGCTACATGTGCAAACGCCCCGGTTTCAGCGACACCTACCTGCAAACCTTCAACCGCCCCAACGTCACGCTCGTCGACACCGCGGACACCGGCGGCATCACCCGGATGACCGAGACGTCTATCGTCGTTGGCGACACCGAATACGAGGTGGACTGCGTCATCTTCGCCACCGGATTCGAGGTCGGCATCTCCGGGGTCATGTCCGGCACCTTGCCGGTCACCGGCCGCGACGGACGAACTTTGCTCGAAGCCTGGTCCCGTGGCCCGCGCACGCTGCACGGGTTCTCCTCCCACGGCTTCCCCAACCTGTTCCACCTCAGCGGAATCCAGAACGCAAACTCGGTCAACTTTGCGCACATCCTCCTCGAACAGGCAGAACACATCGCAGCCGTGATCGGACGCGGCCGGGCCATCGGGGCACGCTTCATCGAACCCACCGCTGCCGCGGAGGACACCTGGGTGCGCACTGTACATGAGACTGCGATCGACAACCGAGCCTTCCAGGCCGAATGCACCCCCGGTTACTACAACGGCGAAGGAACCCGCTCCATCGCCGGCGCCTCCTACAGTCCCGGCCCCATTGCGTTCCACAGGCTCCTGCGCGAATGGCGGGCTGGAGACATGGCTGACCTCCTGTCCCTAGGACTGGATGAGGACCTGCTGCTCAGCAAAACGGCTGGTGCATCGCGATGA
- the uidA gene encoding beta-glucuronidase has protein sequence MLRPQDTTTRERKNLDGVWDFKIDHDGVGYTDAWFAGVLPGARQMAVPGSFNELVTTAKEREFFGDLWYSTMVRIPRGWDGQHISLYVESATHRATVWVDETKVGSHEGGYLPFELDLTDHVSAGQEVRLTVAVNNTLSFQSIPPGVIEDNWKGRQQRYFHDFYNYSGIHRSVWLVATPRERIEDVTVITDLDGNNGIVTVLTEAPAGVAVRHVLADAEGQEVACAQGAEATLFVPEVHPWGPGDGYLYRLTVQLVLEDSVVDEYVVKVGIRTVEVRGTEFLINGKPFYFTGYGMHEDHAIVGKQHNNALMMRDVACLEWSGANSMRTSHYPYSEDFMDYADSVGLVVIDETPAVGLNMNIGGGIFGTQGYTTYSPETVNAVTQANHTAVIRDMIARDKNHPSVVLWSIANEPESETEAGERYFEPLFAEARAADPTRPVGFVNMMVATHGKCRVSQFADVIMLNRYYGWYVFAGDLDMAEKAWRKELNDWATDGKPIIITEYGTDSVPGMHQMVSQPWSEEYQVEFLEMTSRVFDGIDAVVGEQVWNLADFATTSGITRVGGNRKGAFTRDREPKAAAHWLRTRWKRLSEQQESKSILQPALSLTGAVPE, from the coding sequence ATGCTACGCCCCCAAGACACCACAACCCGAGAGCGCAAGAACCTCGATGGAGTGTGGGACTTCAAGATCGATCACGACGGAGTCGGCTACACCGATGCTTGGTTCGCCGGAGTGCTGCCGGGAGCACGCCAGATGGCGGTTCCTGGGTCCTTCAACGAGCTGGTCACCACGGCGAAAGAGCGCGAGTTCTTCGGGGATCTTTGGTACAGCACCATGGTCCGCATTCCCCGTGGCTGGGACGGCCAGCACATCAGCCTCTACGTGGAATCAGCAACCCACCGGGCAACCGTGTGGGTGGACGAGACAAAGGTCGGTTCCCATGAGGGAGGCTACCTGCCCTTTGAGCTGGACCTGACTGATCACGTCTCGGCAGGGCAGGAAGTCAGGCTGACCGTGGCCGTCAACAACACCCTGTCGTTCCAGTCAATTCCGCCGGGCGTGATTGAGGACAACTGGAAGGGCCGCCAACAGCGATATTTCCACGATTTTTACAACTACTCCGGCATCCACCGCTCCGTCTGGCTGGTCGCCACCCCCCGGGAGCGGATCGAGGACGTCACCGTCATCACCGACCTCGACGGAAACAACGGCATCGTAACTGTCCTGACTGAAGCGCCTGCCGGTGTGGCCGTTCGTCACGTGCTTGCCGACGCGGAGGGCCAGGAAGTGGCGTGCGCGCAGGGGGCTGAAGCCACCCTCTTCGTTCCGGAAGTCCACCCGTGGGGCCCTGGCGACGGATATTTGTACCGGCTAACGGTGCAACTTGTTCTCGAGGACAGTGTGGTCGACGAGTACGTGGTCAAGGTTGGGATCCGGACTGTCGAAGTGCGGGGAACGGAATTCCTCATTAATGGCAAGCCGTTTTACTTCACCGGCTACGGCATGCACGAGGACCACGCCATTGTGGGCAAGCAGCACAACAACGCCCTCATGATGCGCGACGTGGCATGCCTGGAGTGGTCGGGGGCGAACTCGATGCGCACGTCCCATTACCCCTACAGCGAAGACTTCATGGACTACGCAGACAGCGTCGGCCTTGTGGTCATCGACGAGACGCCAGCCGTTGGACTGAACATGAACATCGGCGGCGGCATCTTCGGAACACAGGGCTACACGACGTACTCGCCCGAGACGGTCAACGCTGTAACGCAGGCGAACCACACCGCCGTTATCCGGGACATGATCGCCCGCGACAAGAACCATCCGAGCGTGGTCCTTTGGTCCATTGCAAACGAGCCGGAATCCGAGACCGAAGCCGGGGAGCGCTATTTCGAGCCACTGTTTGCCGAGGCCCGCGCCGCGGACCCGACGCGCCCGGTCGGCTTCGTGAACATGATGGTCGCAACCCACGGCAAGTGCAGAGTCTCGCAGTTTGCCGACGTGATCATGCTTAACCGCTACTACGGCTGGTATGTCTTCGCCGGTGATCTTGATATGGCAGAAAAGGCATGGCGCAAGGAACTGAACGACTGGGCCACGGACGGCAAGCCGATCATCATCACCGAGTACGGCACTGACTCCGTCCCCGGCATGCACCAGATGGTGTCGCAGCCGTGGAGCGAAGAATACCAGGTCGAGTTCCTTGAAATGACCAGCAGGGTGTTTGACGGCATTGACGCAGTAGTAGGGGAGCAGGTCTGGAACCTGGCCGATTTCGCCACTACCAGCGGCATCACCCGCGTCGGAGGAAACAGGAAGGGGGCCTTCACGCGCGACCGCGAACCGAAGGCTGCAGCTCATTGGCTGCGTACCCGGTGGAAGCGGCTCAGCGAACAGCAGGAGTCCAAAAGCATCCTTCAGCCGGCTCTTTCGTTGACCGGCGCTGTCCCTGAATAG